In one window of Microtus pennsylvanicus isolate mMicPen1 chromosome 2, mMicPen1.hap1, whole genome shotgun sequence DNA:
- the LOC142844809 gene encoding solute carrier family 22 member 22-like, giving the protein MAVDEILQHVGDNGRFQISRAVLFIILCMLLSPHDFMENFTAAIPNHHCSVKLLDNHRSEINITMNLTTEALLKVSIPMGPDHKPEKCRRFRHTQWHFLDSNVSIPNNTELETEPCLDGWTYDHSDFTSTIVTEWDLVCDFRSFKYYAQAIAIAGHLVSGLVCGIFSDRFGRKPLLAYSCLAYGILGTCCAFAPSFFLYCALRFLLSASISNILSNCTILVLEETTTQWHSKIIVLSGLSLSIGHTCLGALAYLLSDWHMLQLAYALPHFIFFIIFCWGPESVRWLMTTGKTEQAIKDLQKIAFINGKKDIAHNLTTETMQSKLKENQNSTSKHLRIKDIIINPMMRKILICNSIIIFAEIFSGYGILLDVQILGKNIFLNLILLGVTDIPSKSITYFIIRNVRRLPSIAFTLLTIGSCIAITIFIPEEMYVLRLVLFLLGKGSFAAFSCLSVAYSNELTPTVFRSTILGVYNVAARIAAILSALALVTRKYFVHLPLILCGIIPVLATINIYFLPETLNLPLMDTIKDLEKSKRLMNKSISKKEEQDFLETTEC; this is encoded by the exons ATGGCCGTTGATGAAATTCTACAGCATGTAGGTGACAATGGAAGATTTCAAATTTCGAGGGCTGTCCTTTTCATCATTCTATGTATGCTGTTATCCCCTCATGACTTCATGGAAAATTTTACAGCAGCCATCCCCAATCACCACTGCAGTGTAAAACTTCTTGACAATCACAGATCTGAAATTAATATAACCATGAACTTAACTACTGAAGCTCTGCTGAAGGTCTCCATCCCCATGGGCCCAGATCATAAACCTGAAAAATGCCGACGCTTCAGGCACACCCAGTGGCATTTTTTAGATTCTAATGTATCAATTCCTAACAACACTGAGCTGGAGACTGAGCCATGCCTGGATGGATGGACATATGACCACAGTGATTTTACTTCTACCATAGTTACTGAG TGGGATTTAGTCTGTGATTTTCGATCATTCAAATACTACGCACAAGCCATCGCTATAGCAGGACATTTGGTGTCTGGTTTAGTATGTGGCATTTTTTCTGACAG GTTTGGAAGGAAACCATTGCTGGCGTATTCTTGCTTAGCCTATGGGATTTTGGGCACCTGCTGTGCCTTTGCCCCAAGTTTCTTCCTTTACTGTGCTTTGAGATTCCTGTTGTCTGCCTCCATAAGTAATATTTTAAGCAACTGTACTATCCTTG ttttagaaGAAACCACAACTCAGTGGCACAGCAAAATCATAGTACTCAGTGGACTGTCACTCAGCATTGGTCACACCTGCCTTGGGGCACTTGCTTACTTGCTTTCAGACTGGCATATGCTGCAACTTGCTTATGCCTTGCCCCActtcatatttttcattattttctg CTGGGGGCCAGAATCAGTCCGGTGGCTAATGACCACAGGGAAAACAGAACAAGCAATAAAGGACCTACAGAAAATTGCCTTcatcaatggaaaaaaagacattGCACATAACCTAACTACTGAG actATGCAATCTAAACTTAAGGAAAATCAGAATTCAACCAGCAAACATCTCAGAATAAAGGACATCATTATTAACCCCATGATGCGTAAAATACTGATTTGTAATTCCATTATAAT TTTTGCAGAAATTTTCAGTGGTTATGGTATCTTGTTGGATGTTCAAATTTTGGGAAAGAACATATTCCTGAACCTGATTCTCCTAGGAGTGACAGACATACCCAGCAAAtcaattacatattttataataagaAACGTAAGACGTCTTCCTTCAATTGCTTTTACACTCCTTACAATTGGCAGTTGTATTGCCATCACCATATTTATACCTGAAG AGATGTATGTCCTGCGCCTTGTTCTTTTCCTGTTGGGAAAAGGCTCCTTTGCAGCTTTCTCTTGTCTGAGTGTTGCCTACTCCAATGAACTCACACCGACAGTGTTCAG GTCCACTATACTTGGTGTTTATAATGTTGCTGCCCGAATAGCAGCAATATTGTCTGCCCTAGCACTTGTTACTAGAAAGTATTTTGTACACCTTCCTTTGATTCTCTGTGGGATCATACCTGTACTGGCAACAATCAACATCTACTTTCTGCCGGAGACTTTAAATCTTCCACTTATGGACACTATTAAGGATTTGGAGAAAAG taaaag GTTGATGAACAAAAGCATCAGTAAAAAAGAAGAGCAAGACTTCTTGGAAACGACAGAGTGTTAA